The Metamycoplasma phocicerebrale genome includes a region encoding these proteins:
- the trmB gene encoding tRNA (guanosine(46)-N7)-methyltransferase TrmB → MRLRHNKNAINILEKSPFFIQNFPFEINDNYIIEIGMGKGKMLSELAENNPQKHYIGIEKYSTPALSALKKIENKKIDNMQIIVADANDLDKIFIGKIKTIWLTFSDPWPKKRHFKRRLVYRDFLKKYQSILAKDGIVYFKSDNEGLYNFALEELKEYKAKILYQTKDLYDTNYPVKNYLTDYEEKFKKEGKNIYFIAFSF, encoded by the coding sequence ATGAGATTAAGACATAATAAAAATGCTATTAATATATTGGAAAAAAGTCCCTTTTTTATTCAAAATTTTCCCTTTGAAATAAATGATAATTATATTATAGAAATTGGTATGGGCAAAGGGAAAATGCTTTCTGAGTTAGCAGAAAATAATCCCCAAAAGCATTATATTGGTATTGAAAAATATTCAACTCCAGCTTTATCGGCATTAAAAAAAATAGAAAATAAAAAAATTGATAATATGCAAATAATAGTTGCAGATGCTAATGATCTTGACAAAATATTTATAGGTAAAATAAAAACTATATGATTAACTTTTTCAGATCCTTGACCTAAAAAAAGACACTTTAAGAGAAGATTGGTTTATAGAGATTTTTTAAAAAAATATCAAAGTATTTTAGCGAAAGATGGCATAGTTTATTTTAAAAGTGATAATGAAGGATTGTATAATTTTGCTTTAGAAGAATTGAAAGAATATAAGGCAAAAATTTTATATCAAACAAAAGATCTCTATGATACTAACTATCCTGTTAAAAATTATTTAACTGATTACGAGGAAAAATTTAAAAAAGAAGGTAAAAATATTTATTTTATAGCTTTTTCTTTTTAA
- a CDS encoding DUF402 domain-containing protein, giving the protein MNSDKQIRSFHDLIEQESTYKKELRKPRKLFEMGQITSIQAFKYDGTLYRQYEGCKIIANLDDFVVALLMKTKVQETNINWVVSIPMLFFFAKNRFYNASITLNENGLNHIYINLASPFYIDNQVIKYIDFDLDIKCYNETDFNVIDWQDFKQSITNYNYPLKLIYRLYNELDFLEEQRRLKRGIFSKKLIQDIKKILINSGDI; this is encoded by the coding sequence ATGAATTCCGATAAACAAATTAGAAGTTTTCATGATTTAATAGAACAAGAATCCACATATAAAAAAGAACTTCGAAAACCTAGAAAATTATTTGAAATGGGTCAAATTACTTCAATTCAAGCTTTTAAGTATGATGGAACGCTTTATCGACAGTATGAAGGTTGCAAAATTATTGCAAACCTAGATGATTTTGTCGTAGCTTTATTAATGAAAACTAAAGTTCAAGAAACTAATATTAATTGAGTAGTTTCCATACCTATGTTATTTTTCTTTGCTAAAAATAGATTTTACAATGCTTCAATTACATTAAATGAAAATGGATTAAATCATATTTATATAAACCTAGCTAGTCCTTTCTATATAGATAATCAAGTTATTAAATATATAGATTTTGATTTGGATATCAAATGCTATAACGAAACGGATTTTAATGTAATAGATTGACAAGATTTTAAGCAATCTATTACAAATTACAATTATCCATTAAAACTAATATATCGTTTGTATAATGAATTAGATTTTCTAGAAGAGCAAAGAAGACTAAAAAGAGGTATATTTTCAAAGAAACTTATTCAAGATATTAAAAAAATATTAATAAATTCAGGTGATATTTAA